The [Bacillus] selenitireducens MLS10 genome includes a region encoding these proteins:
- a CDS encoding ABC transporter substrate-binding protein, with product MKVWKKVVTGSVALTMAGALAACGNDGNNEENAPANDPADNNANENDANDNDNANSNEAAEDQEEVTITYARGYDATGATDVLIDAFMEEHPHITVEFREMPADTGQSHDQYVTEFSAGDDTIDVFDADVIWPAEFAQAQYVLELDRFIERDGIDMDEFFPGTVEAGQYEGRQWAMPKFTDAGVLYYRSDIVDTPPETWDELIEMAGEYMGQEGTEYGYLMQANQYEGLVVNAVEFIGAYGGAVLDENENVVVNSPETVAAIEKMVEIVNSDITPSNINNFMETETHNAFLNGDAVFARNWPYMQAMTENEEESNIVGNSAFSLLPAGDAGSASGLGGWMTMINRNSNHPEEAWELMKFMSSYEGQKISAIEGGNAPTMRSLYDDEEVRDSAPLFADEGFVETLENAVPRPVSPIYPQISDLMQIEISRALAEDITPQEAVENMEQAITDALAE from the coding sequence ATGAAAGTATGGAAAAAGGTAGTCACAGGTTCTGTCGCTTTGACAATGGCGGGCGCACTCGCAGCCTGCGGGAACGATGGCAACAACGAAGAGAACGCACCGGCCAACGACCCGGCGGATAATAACGCCAACGAGAATGATGCCAACGACAATGACAATGCCAACAGTAATGAAGCTGCTGAAGACCAGGAGGAAGTCACAATCACATACGCACGCGGCTATGATGCAACAGGCGCAACGGATGTACTGATTGATGCATTCATGGAAGAGCACCCTCATATTACGGTTGAATTCCGGGAAATGCCGGCTGACACAGGTCAGTCCCATGACCAGTACGTAACGGAGTTCAGTGCAGGTGATGACACGATCGACGTCTTTGATGCCGACGTTATCTGGCCGGCAGAATTTGCTCAGGCGCAGTACGTCCTGGAACTTGACCGCTTTATTGAGCGCGACGGCATTGACATGGATGAATTCTTCCCTGGAACCGTTGAAGCAGGTCAATACGAAGGCCGCCAGTGGGCGATGCCGAAATTTACCGATGCGGGCGTTCTTTACTACCGCTCCGACATCGTGGACACACCACCTGAAACGTGGGACGAGCTGATCGAAATGGCTGGCGAGTACATGGGTCAGGAAGGTACTGAATACGGTTACCTGATGCAGGCGAACCAGTATGAAGGCCTTGTCGTGAACGCGGTTGAGTTTATCGGTGCATACGGCGGAGCAGTTCTTGACGAGAACGAGAACGTTGTCGTAAACTCTCCGGAAACCGTAGCGGCCATTGAAAAGATGGTGGAAATCGTTAATTCCGACATCACACCAAGCAACATCAACAACTTTATGGAAACTGAAACACACAACGCCTTCCTGAACGGCGATGCAGTGTTTGCCCGTAACTGGCCTTACATGCAGGCGATGACTGAAAATGAAGAAGAGTCCAATATCGTGGGCAATTCCGCATTCTCCCTTCTTCCGGCAGGTGACGCAGGAAGCGCGTCCGGTCTCGGCGGATGGATGACGATGATTAACCGTAACTCCAACCACCCTGAAGAAGCGTGGGAGCTGATGAAGTTTATGTCCAGCTATGAAGGACAGAAGATTTCAGCTATCGAAGGCGGAAACGCGCCAACAATGCGTTCCCTTTACGATGACGAAGAAGTTCGTGATTCTGCGCCACTCTTTGCGGACGAAGGCTTTGTAGAGACGCTTGAGAATGCAGTACCGCGTCCGGTTTCACCAATCTACCCACAGATTTCCGACCTGATGCAGATCGAAATTTCCCGTGCTCTTGCGGAAGATATCACACCACAGGAAGCCGTGGAAAATATGGAACAGGCAATTACAGACGCACTAGCTGAATAA
- a CDS encoding LacI family DNA-binding transcriptional regulator: MATIKEVAKRTGMSPTTVSRVINNHPYVDDKKRRIVLEAMDELGYVPNSSARRLRGQKTNTIAVIISRIVNPFFSHLVDAMELIAGEKGYQLILCDSRLDKERELRHLELLKAKQVDGVILASLQNDWETIKPFTKYGPIVMCNEYDRRAELPMIRCNQYEGGYIGTKHLIEKGHTNIAYAGGANRIELTYDRWKGFMKAMDEHGLTIPDEWMFPSFYGIEDGKNIFHRIYAMQNGPTAIFAGGDEVAAGIIQEAKRFHCRVPDDLAVVGYDDQPLASLIDPGITTINQPTKLMGTRAMEIMVDMIKNQRKVTFKEEILPLELVIRQST, translated from the coding sequence ATGGCTACAATCAAAGAAGTCGCAAAACGCACTGGTATGTCACCTACGACCGTATCCAGAGTCATAAACAATCATCCGTATGTCGATGATAAAAAACGGAGAATCGTGCTTGAAGCCATGGATGAACTGGGCTATGTGCCGAACTCTTCAGCAAGAAGGCTGCGGGGCCAAAAGACGAATACGATCGCTGTCATTATCTCACGGATCGTCAATCCATTCTTCAGCCACCTGGTTGATGCCATGGAACTGATTGCAGGAGAGAAAGGCTATCAGCTGATTCTCTGCGATTCGAGGCTCGATAAAGAGCGTGAACTGAGACACTTGGAACTTTTGAAAGCAAAGCAGGTGGATGGTGTCATCCTCGCATCGCTTCAAAATGACTGGGAGACCATCAAGCCGTTTACGAAATACGGACCGATTGTGATGTGTAACGAATATGACCGTCGTGCCGAACTGCCCATGATCAGATGCAACCAGTATGAGGGCGGCTATATCGGTACGAAACACCTGATCGAAAAAGGGCACACGAACATTGCCTATGCTGGCGGTGCCAATCGCATTGAACTCACATATGACCGTTGGAAAGGATTCATGAAGGCCATGGATGAGCATGGACTGACGATTCCGGATGAATGGATGTTTCCGAGTTTTTACGGGATCGAGGATGGGAAGAATATTTTCCACAGGATCTATGCCATGCAAAATGGCCCGACTGCGATTTTTGCCGGCGGTGACGAAGTGGCAGCAGGTATTATTCAAGAAGCGAAACGGTTTCATTGCCGTGTTCCTGATGATCTGGCTGTCGTCGGATACGATGACCAGCCCCTGGCAAGTTTGATAGACCCGGGGATCACGACGATTAATCAGCCGACAAAACTCATGGGGACAAGGGCAATGGAAATTATGGTGGACATGATAAAAAACCAGCGCAAAGTGACATTCAAAGAGGAAATCCTTCCACTGGAGCTTGTCATCAGGCAATCAACCTGA
- a CDS encoding carbohydrate ABC transporter permease yields MGKEKKRKFQLNEKQLGYLMVLPALILIAAVTLWPVAQSFYNSMFDYRLNDPTRNQTNINYQVDLESYVNNYFYLERDLGDASEQITDEQLSAAVNDALVEIDSYHEDLVSQFPDEYEQVDELIMSFEPVRDNDLRYQTLENEFAREYRALINDLQDDFENYLDSYEEGESTENLLEDAQASLRAMDRSLIEPNFIGLANYGKYLTDARMWQSLWNTTFFTVVSVFFELTIGLAVALVINRAFIGRGAVRAAVLIPWAIPTAVSAMMWSYLYDGQFGIIAHYFAQLGLISDSSVLLSTGSGAMFSIILADVWKTMPYMALLLLAGLQTISDSLYEAAEVDGAGKVQRFIYITLPMLKSAILVALLFRTLDAFRVFDLIYVLTGGGPANSTESISVYAYQVLFAQQNFGEGSVLSVIVFISIAIISITFIKLIGSELFEGRVKK; encoded by the coding sequence ATGGGCAAAGAAAAGAAACGGAAATTCCAGCTGAATGAAAAACAACTGGGTTATTTAATGGTATTGCCTGCACTTATTTTGATTGCGGCGGTCACGCTCTGGCCGGTTGCCCAGTCGTTTTATAACAGTATGTTTGACTATCGTCTGAATGATCCGACGAGAAATCAGACGAACATTAATTATCAGGTGGATCTTGAATCGTACGTCAATAACTATTTCTATCTTGAACGGGATCTCGGTGATGCTTCAGAGCAGATAACCGATGAACAGCTGTCTGCGGCTGTCAATGACGCACTCGTTGAGATCGATTCGTATCATGAGGACCTTGTCAGTCAGTTTCCTGATGAGTACGAACAGGTCGATGAACTGATTATGTCGTTTGAACCGGTTCGGGACAATGATCTCCGCTATCAGACCCTTGAGAATGAGTTTGCGAGGGAGTACCGGGCCCTGATCAATGATCTGCAGGACGATTTTGAGAATTATCTTGACAGTTATGAGGAGGGGGAGTCCACGGAAAATCTCCTCGAAGACGCACAGGCGTCACTTCGGGCGATGGACCGTTCCCTGATTGAACCGAACTTCATCGGGCTTGCGAATTACGGCAAGTATTTAACCGATGCACGAATGTGGCAGTCTCTTTGGAATACAACATTCTTCACCGTTGTCTCGGTTTTCTTTGAACTGACGATTGGTCTCGCCGTGGCACTCGTGATTAACCGTGCCTTTATCGGACGGGGGGCTGTACGTGCCGCCGTTCTGATCCCGTGGGCGATTCCGACGGCCGTCAGTGCGATGATGTGGAGCTATCTCTATGACGGACAATTCGGGATTATTGCGCATTATTTTGCCCAACTCGGGCTCATATCCGATTCATCCGTTCTTCTCAGTACAGGATCGGGGGCCATGTTCTCCATTATCCTGGCCGATGTCTGGAAGACGATGCCTTACATGGCGCTCTTATTACTCGCAGGCCTTCAGACGATATCCGATTCGCTCTACGAGGCTGCAGAAGTGGATGGGGCAGGTAAAGTCCAGCGGTTTATCTACATTACCCTGCCGATGCTGAAATCAGCCATACTGGTAGCACTCCTGTTCAGAACCCTCGATGCGTTCCGGGTATTCGACCTGATCTATGTCTTAACAGGCGGTGGTCCTGCCAACAGCACGGAATCCATCTCTGTTTACGCCTATCAGGTACTCTTTGCCCAGCAGAACTTCGGTGAAGGTTCCGTTCTGTCCGTGATCGTCTTCATCTCCATTGCCATCATCAGTATTACGTTTATTAAGCTGATTGGCTCTGAGCTGTTTGAAGGCCGAGTGAAAAAATAA
- a CDS encoding carbohydrate ABC transporter permease, translating into MRKKAGIGFYIFLSLFVFIIMFPFLWVFLTSIKPTNELFGGFNWFTSNPTLSSYESAITTRPLFTYIWNSFVVSTLTTVLAISVASLSAYALTRLPIRFKGTILGIVLAAAMFPQIAIISPIFNLIQGLGLRNSYIGLVIPYITISLPLAIWILSTFFQKIPFELEESAKLDGATPFQTFRKIIFPLAAPGVFTTAILVFIAAWNEFLFALTINSDDSWRTIPVGLSMYQSQYTVPWGDITAATVMVTIPIVIVVLIFQRRIVAGLTSGSVKE; encoded by the coding sequence ATGCGAAAAAAAGCAGGTATCGGTTTTTATATCTTTCTGAGCTTGTTCGTGTTCATTATCATGTTTCCCTTTCTATGGGTATTTCTGACCTCGATCAAGCCAACAAATGAACTGTTTGGCGGATTCAACTGGTTTACATCGAATCCGACGTTAAGCTCTTATGAAAGTGCCATCACAACACGGCCGCTATTCACGTATATCTGGAACAGCTTTGTCGTTTCGACGCTGACGACAGTCCTTGCCATCAGCGTAGCTTCGTTATCGGCCTATGCACTGACGCGGCTGCCGATCCGATTTAAAGGAACGATTCTCGGGATCGTCCTCGCGGCAGCCATGTTCCCGCAGATCGCCATCATTTCCCCGATCTTCAACCTGATCCAGGGACTTGGTCTGCGTAACAGCTACATCGGGCTTGTGATCCCTTATATCACGATCAGTCTGCCGCTTGCGATCTGGATTTTGTCAACATTCTTCCAAAAGATTCCGTTTGAACTTGAAGAATCTGCCAAGCTTGACGGTGCAACACCGTTTCAGACGTTCAGGAAAATTATTTTCCCGCTCGCAGCACCAGGGGTCTTTACGACCGCCATTCTGGTTTTCATTGCAGCCTGGAACGAATTTCTCTTCGCATTAACGATCAACTCTGACGACAGCTGGCGCACGATTCCTGTCGGGCTCAGTATGTATCAGTCCCAGTACACCGTACCATGGGGCGATATTACAGCCGCGACGGTCATGGTGACGATCCCGATCGTCATCGTCGTTCTCATCTTCCAGCGTCGCATTGTCGCCGGTTTGACGAGCGGATCTGTCAAAGAATAG
- a CDS encoding Rne/Rng family ribonuclease translates to MKRTIAVHTGLTEARGAVIEDGRVTEWLMSPGPTRLETGMIITGQITDIHDGMDAAFIDIGSDKRGFLHKSELNRPDKGEDVPISRQVTKGAYLLLEVLRPGTDTKGPKLTEKISFSGKYAVYMPFSRYVAVSKKMSSESVRESWRAFGKERLQEDEGLIIRTNAEEEDPEVIDREIDLLRAKADEVKRAFLDQPIKAGAVHVDPSALAARISRDFLADEDTEVICDGRQLYEELVREREVMPLGASVSYTRENVARLYEFERMMMQTVRPYVWLPNGGSLLIEETEAMTVIDVNSGRFTGKENLRKTAYQTNLQAAKVIARELRLREVSGIILIDFIDMDTDDDRKDVLKTLRQGCKQDRTRVNVIGFTSLGLVEMTRKKSRMPIGEIMKEPCGCCGGTGRVDTANEQLYRVSEALQEAVQGKTESLWLDLNVRLYEALTSNQEDWASAIKARIGVRVYVTQSASDTPFQIRMTAESGEIEARLDREEKAWLKL, encoded by the coding sequence ATGAAGCGTACAATTGCAGTCCATACAGGGCTGACAGAAGCAAGAGGGGCCGTCATCGAAGACGGCAGGGTGACGGAGTGGCTCATGTCGCCAGGGCCGACAAGGCTCGAAACCGGCATGATCATCACCGGCCAAATCACGGATATTCATGACGGGATGGACGCCGCTTTTATCGATATCGGCTCGGATAAGCGTGGTTTTTTACATAAATCGGAGCTGAACAGACCGGACAAAGGTGAAGACGTGCCGATCTCAAGGCAGGTGACAAAAGGGGCGTATCTTCTCCTCGAAGTACTGCGGCCCGGCACGGATACGAAGGGACCGAAGCTCACGGAGAAAATCAGTTTCTCCGGAAAATACGCTGTCTATATGCCGTTCAGCCGCTATGTGGCCGTTTCAAAAAAAATGAGTTCGGAATCGGTTCGCGAATCATGGCGGGCGTTTGGGAAAGAGCGTCTTCAGGAGGATGAGGGGCTCATCATCCGAACGAATGCCGAAGAAGAGGACCCCGAAGTCATTGACAGAGAAATCGATCTCTTGCGGGCAAAGGCCGATGAGGTGAAGCGCGCCTTTTTGGATCAGCCGATAAAAGCCGGGGCCGTGCATGTGGATCCTTCGGCGCTCGCGGCGAGAATTTCAAGAGATTTTCTTGCGGATGAGGACACGGAGGTAATCTGTGACGGAAGACAGCTGTATGAAGAGCTGGTAAGAGAACGTGAAGTCATGCCTCTTGGAGCTTCAGTCAGCTATACGAGAGAGAATGTCGCACGTCTGTACGAATTTGAACGGATGATGATGCAGACAGTCCGGCCCTATGTCTGGCTGCCTAACGGGGGCTCACTTCTTATTGAAGAAACAGAAGCGATGACCGTGATCGACGTCAACAGCGGACGGTTTACCGGGAAAGAAAATCTGAGAAAAACGGCTTATCAGACCAACCTGCAGGCAGCGAAAGTCATTGCGAGAGAATTGAGACTCCGGGAGGTCAGCGGGATCATTCTGATAGATTTTATTGACATGGACACCGATGACGACCGTAAAGACGTATTAAAAACGTTGAGGCAGGGCTGTAAACAGGATCGGACCAGGGTGAATGTGATTGGGTTTACATCCCTTGGTCTCGTGGAGATGACGCGCAAAAAATCACGCATGCCCATAGGTGAGATTATGAAGGAGCCCTGCGGGTGCTGCGGAGGGACAGGAAGAGTCGATACTGCAAACGAACAGCTGTACAGAGTCTCTGAAGCCCTTCAGGAGGCAGTGCAGGGAAAGACGGAGTCGCTGTGGCTCGATCTAAACGTCCGGCTATATGAAGCACTCACAAGTAATCAGGAGGACTGGGCTTCCGCCATCAAAGCGCGAATCGGGGTTCGTGTCTATGTGACACAGTCCGCATCCGATACCCCCTTTCAGATCAGAATGACAGCGGAATCCGGTGAAATCGAAGCCCGACTCGACCGTGAAGAAAAGGCGTGGCTGAAACTGTAA
- the rplU gene encoding 50S ribosomal protein L21 has protein sequence MYAIIETGGKQVKVTEGQEVYVEKVDAAEGDTFTFDKVIFVGGETAKVGSPLVEGATVTAKVEKQGRAKKLTVFKYKAKKNYRRKQGHRQPYTKVTIEKINA, from the coding sequence ATGTACGCAATCATTGAAACAGGTGGTAAGCAGGTTAAAGTGACGGAAGGCCAGGAAGTTTACGTTGAGAAAGTCGACGCAGCAGAAGGCGATACGTTCACATTTGACAAGGTTATCTTTGTCGGTGGTGAAACAGCCAAAGTTGGTTCCCCACTCGTCGAAGGAGCGACTGTTACAGCCAAAGTTGAAAAGCAGGGACGCGCGAAGAAGCTGACTGTTTTCAAGTATAAGGCGAAGAAGAACTACCGTCGTAAGCAGGGTCACCGTCAGCCTTACACAAAAGTCACGATCGAAAAAATCAACGCGTAA
- a CDS encoding ribosomal-processing cysteine protease Prp codes for MIKVHFERQSDGTIRAFTMNGHADSGPYGYDLVCAGASAVSFGAVNAIAEVAGVELDAEVRDNGGFLHCTVPEGIRDEAGKKVQVLLEGLRISLLTMEEQYGRFIHVTDVN; via the coding sequence ATGATCAAAGTTCATTTCGAACGGCAATCAGACGGCACGATCCGCGCTTTTACAATGAACGGACACGCGGACTCAGGGCCTTATGGCTATGATCTCGTATGCGCCGGTGCATCAGCGGTTTCCTTCGGGGCTGTGAATGCCATTGCAGAAGTCGCAGGCGTTGAGTTAGATGCAGAAGTAAGAGATAATGGCGGCTTTCTTCACTGTACGGTTCCGGAGGGGATCCGGGACGAAGCAGGTAAGAAGGTCCAGGTACTGCTTGAGGGATTACGGATTTCATTGTTGACAATGGAAGAGCAGTACGGCCGGTTTATACACGTAACCGATGTAAACTGA
- the rpmA gene encoding 50S ribosomal protein L27, whose amino-acid sequence MFLKLDLQYFAQKKGVGSTKNGRDSISKRLGTKTGDGQTVTGGSILVRQRGTKIYPGVNVGRGGDDTLFAKADGIVKFERVGRNRKQVSVYPVAQEA is encoded by the coding sequence ATGTTCTTGAAGTTGGATCTTCAGTATTTCGCCCAGAAAAAAGGGGTAGGTAGTACGAAAAACGGTCGTGATTCGATCTCCAAACGTCTTGGTACCAAGACAGGTGACGGACAGACTGTTACAGGCGGCTCCATCCTCGTACGTCAGCGTGGAACGAAAATTTATCCAGGCGTAAACGTAGGCCGCGGAGGAGACGATACACTGTTTGCGAAAGCGGACGGTATCGTGAAATTCGAGCGGGTTGGACGCAACCGTAAGCAGGTAAGTGTATATCCTGTTGCACAGGAAGCATAA
- a CDS encoding MBL fold metallo-hydrolase, whose translation MTVIGHWGAYPAKGEATSCYLIEEGDTKLILDCGSGAVSNLQNHLALKHLDGVIVSHTHADHVADLGVLAYSRLIDMQLNHTHHRLNVYAHEDEETLHSELNKDPYSECYPFVETDELEFPDVTVQFCKGKHKVDSYGMKIISRETGKKMVYTADTSYTDQMAAFAKEADLLLAECSFYQGQNGEQFGHMTSLDAGRLASRGEVGELILTHLPHFGDHAQLIEETRKVYVGRVSLASAGMSKTI comes from the coding sequence ATGACCGTGATTGGACACTGGGGTGCTTACCCGGCGAAGGGTGAGGCGACGAGCTGTTACCTGATTGAAGAAGGAGACACGAAGCTGATTCTCGACTGCGGGAGCGGGGCAGTGTCGAATTTGCAAAACCATCTGGCGTTGAAACATCTCGACGGGGTGATCGTCAGCCACACGCACGCGGATCATGTGGCGGATCTTGGTGTGCTGGCATACAGCCGCCTGATTGATATGCAGTTAAACCATACCCATCACAGGCTGAATGTCTATGCACATGAAGATGAGGAGACCTTGCACAGCGAACTGAACAAAGATCCTTACTCAGAATGCTATCCGTTCGTTGAGACAGATGAACTCGAATTTCCTGACGTGACAGTCCAATTTTGTAAAGGCAAACACAAAGTGGACAGCTACGGCATGAAAATTATTTCCCGGGAAACAGGGAAGAAGATGGTCTACACGGCAGATACCTCGTATACCGATCAGATGGCGGCATTCGCCAAAGAGGCGGATCTGCTTCTCGCCGAGTGCAGCTTTTATCAGGGACAGAACGGAGAACAGTTCGGTCATATGACGAGTCTTGATGCAGGGCGTCTTGCCAGTCGGGGTGAGGTGGGAGAGCTGATTCTGACCCATCTGCCTCATTTTGGTGATCATGCGCAGCTCATCGAAGAGACAAGAAAGGTTTACGTTGGTCGTGTCAGTCTTGCCAGCGCAGGAATGTCAAAAACCATATAA
- a CDS encoding phosphate ABC transporter substrate-binding protein has translation MKKFAMTLVFGALMTTAACGNGDDASGDAADASANGGNEQTNNAGGEEGPEGYLEIRGSDTMVNLGQAFAENYMDYNLNGDVSVTGGGSGTGIAAMINNEVDIAQSSRAMTEDEMAEAEANGAEPYEFIVGQDGLAVAVNTDNPVDELTLAEIKGIFTGTITDWSEVGWDEGGEISVYSRQSNSGTYVYFNENVMDGEDFAPGTKFMPGSSAIREAVEQEVNAIGYIGIGYIEGIDALNVAIDEGSEYVTPFEEVNVDEGTYPIARPLFFYVNGAPEGIMLDYLDWILKSERAEEIRYETGFYQIGGENQAQNEEAYQTLGLDW, from the coding sequence ATGAAAAAATTTGCAATGACACTGGTATTTGGAGCGCTCATGACAACAGCAGCATGTGGAAACGGAGATGACGCTTCAGGAGATGCCGCAGATGCTTCTGCGAATGGCGGCAATGAACAGACAAACAATGCCGGTGGTGAAGAAGGACCGGAAGGATATCTCGAAATCAGAGGTTCTGACACAATGGTGAACCTTGGACAGGCTTTTGCCGAAAATTATATGGATTACAATCTGAACGGCGATGTATCGGTAACCGGCGGTGGATCCGGAACAGGTATCGCGGCGATGATTAACAATGAGGTGGATATTGCCCAGTCATCCCGTGCGATGACAGAAGATGAAATGGCAGAAGCGGAAGCAAACGGCGCGGAACCGTATGAGTTTATCGTCGGTCAGGACGGACTGGCCGTTGCTGTAAACACCGATAATCCGGTAGATGAGCTGACACTTGCAGAGATTAAAGGCATTTTCACAGGAACGATTACAGATTGGTCTGAAGTTGGTTGGGATGAAGGCGGAGAGATTTCGGTTTATTCCAGACAGTCCAATTCAGGTACGTATGTTTACTTTAATGAAAACGTCATGGACGGCGAAGATTTCGCGCCGGGTACAAAATTCATGCCGGGTTCATCGGCAATCCGTGAAGCGGTTGAGCAGGAAGTAAACGCCATTGGGTATATCGGAATCGGCTATATCGAAGGCATCGATGCTTTGAATGTGGCGATTGATGAGGGCAGTGAATATGTGACACCGTTTGAAGAGGTCAATGTTGATGAAGGCACATACCCGATCGCCCGTCCGCTTTTTTTCTATGTGAACGGAGCTCCGGAAGGGATCATGCTCGACTACCTCGATTGGATCCTGAAATCTGAACGTGCAGAAGAAATCCGTTACGAAACCGGCTTCTATCAGATTGGTGGAGAGAATCAGGCACAAAACGAAGAAGCATATCAAACGCTTGGACTTGATTGGTAA
- the pstC gene encoding phosphate ABC transporter permease subunit PstC, whose translation MALPIEKKEETAFRDLETVTRSKLTQKSFKSNILDYVIEKIFLIFGLIAVFVLFLILFFLIREGSGALREVGIMEYLTTTRWYPSSPQGAGYGALPFIMSSIMVTVGALIIAIPWGIFTAIYIAEIAPRRVREILKPAVEILAIFPSVILGFIALVILSPIVANIFGLSNGLTALTASLILSVMALPTIISIAEDSIKSVPKDYREAAYALGASRWETIKTVSVPAAKSGIMAGVMLGFGRAVGETMTVLMAAGNAIDMPLREFFGIVVPDFLTSVRTLTANIAIEGSDVAWGSLHYSSLFVLALILFVITFIVNMIADYLINKQRRKLGDET comes from the coding sequence ATGGCTTTACCCATTGAAAAAAAGGAAGAGACGGCCTTCCGTGATCTGGAGACGGTAACCCGATCAAAACTGACACAAAAATCATTTAAATCAAACATACTCGACTATGTGATAGAAAAAATCTTTCTGATTTTCGGACTGATTGCTGTCTTTGTATTGTTTCTTATTTTGTTTTTCCTCATCCGGGAAGGATCCGGCGCTCTTCGTGAAGTCGGCATCATGGAATATTTGACGACGACACGCTGGTATCCCTCTTCACCTCAGGGAGCAGGGTATGGGGCACTGCCGTTCATTATGAGTTCGATCATGGTGACGGTGGGAGCACTGATCATTGCGATTCCGTGGGGGATCTTTACCGCAATTTATATTGCAGAGATCGCGCCGAGACGGGTAAGGGAGATTCTCAAGCCTGCAGTGGAAATACTGGCGATTTTCCCGTCCGTTATACTTGGATTTATTGCGCTCGTGATCCTTTCGCCAATCGTTGCAAATATCTTTGGGCTGTCGAATGGTCTGACGGCACTGACGGCTTCACTGATTCTCTCCGTTATGGCACTGCCGACGATCATCAGTATAGCTGAAGATTCCATCAAGAGTGTTCCGAAAGATTATCGGGAGGCTGCCTATGCTCTCGGAGCGTCACGCTGGGAAACGATCAAGACGGTATCCGTGCCGGCTGCGAAGTCCGGCATTATGGCAGGTGTTATGCTCGGCTTTGGCCGTGCGGTCGGTGAGACGATGACGGTATTGATGGCGGCGGGAAATGCCATCGACATGCCGCTCAGAGAATTTTTCGGCATTGTCGTCCCTGACTTTTTGACATCTGTACGAACGCTGACAGCAAATATTGCGATTGAAGGCTCGGATGTTGCCTGGGGCAGCCTGCACTACAGCTCGCTCTTTGTCCTTGCCCTCATTCTGTTCGTCATTACGTTTATCGTTAATATGATTGCCGATTATCTGATTAATAAGCAAAGGAGGAAGCTCGGAGATGAAACATAA
- the pstA gene encoding phosphate ABC transporter permease PstA: MKHKQRTERIWFTVAGFFAAMTVVALGLLLFSIIREGASVISWSFITEPPRRNMTEGGIWPALVGTFYVASLTVLISVPVGIGAAIYLNEYARQGKFVRLIRLSIRNLAGVPSIVYGLFGLAIFASFLRIGVGLITAAITLAIMVLPWVITASEEALKSVPASFREGGLALGATKWQTIRQLVLPSAVPGMMTGSILGLARAAGETAPIILTGAAYYSRNLPTELTDSFMALPYHLYILATQHAQASAVRPIAYGTALVLIMLVILLNLSAILIRNRFRNRNEAL; the protein is encoded by the coding sequence ATGAAACATAAACAACGCACTGAACGTATCTGGTTCACGGTAGCGGGCTTTTTTGCGGCTATGACCGTTGTTGCCCTGGGTCTTCTTCTCTTTTCCATTATCAGAGAAGGCGCGTCGGTGATCAGCTGGTCTTTTATTACAGAACCGCCCCGCCGGAATATGACAGAGGGCGGGATCTGGCCCGCATTGGTCGGGACCTTCTATGTTGCATCCCTGACCGTATTAATCTCGGTCCCAGTCGGGATTGGGGCAGCCATTTATCTGAATGAGTATGCCAGGCAGGGCAAATTTGTCCGCCTGATCCGGCTCAGTATCCGAAATCTTGCAGGTGTTCCATCAATCGTATACGGGTTGTTCGGGCTCGCGATTTTCGCAAGTTTTCTCCGTATCGGTGTCGGACTGATTACAGCAGCGATCACGCTCGCGATCATGGTATTGCCTTGGGTGATCACCGCATCTGAAGAGGCGTTGAAATCCGTTCCTGCATCGTTCAGGGAAGGTGGACTCGCACTCGGTGCGACAAAGTGGCAGACGATTCGTCAGCTCGTATTGCCATCTGCAGTGCCGGGGATGATGACAGGGTCGATTCTCGGTCTCGCGAGAGCAGCCGGTGAGACGGCGCCGATTATTTTGACAGGAGCCGCCTACTATTCGAGAAATTTGCCGACCGAATTAACGGACAGCTTTATGGCACTGCCTTATCATCTGTATATTCTGGCCACACAGCACGCGCAGGCATCTGCCGTCCGGCCAATAGCCTATGGTACGGCTTTGGTATTGATTATGTTGGTTATTTTGCTGAATCTGTCAGCGATTCTGATCCGCAACCGGTTCAGAAACAGAAACGAAGCGCTTTAA